DNA from Megalopta genalis isolate 19385.01 chromosome 15, iyMegGena1_principal, whole genome shotgun sequence:
ATTATGGTCGTTATCGTACCCTGGCAAATTGTTTATCGTCCATGCTTACCTCCTCTATAATTCTATTTACATATTGCGTAaaaataaatgcaaatattGTAAGCAAATTACCATTATTGTTAACTTTCGCCGAACAGATATTGTTTTCCCTCTAAATTTCAGTTACTTCCGGTGCATTGACATGAATGATTCTTTAATCGTGAAATTATTTATGATCCAACTATTAAAGATCGTCAAATATTTCAGAACGAATTAAGAAAATtttgtttaataatttattaactaATTTGTTGCTTATTTGTAATGTATAGAAGGGAGGTTACACTTGTCCAGTTATCTTGGAAATATTGATATTTCTGGACTACAATTAGATTTGTTCCACCATCTGGCGGCACTATATACAATTCTTTCTTATTACGAGAATTGCACTACCTTTCGATGATAACACAAATCGTAGACTCAAGGGATAAATCTGTAATTCAGCGCCAAAGAACATAGTGCCAATATGCTCAAACTGGTAGATAAATTTTCCGACAGAATAAATACATTACGGTAGCGCTATCTGATGTGTTTGAAAATTAACTACAGTTGGTCATTCGCCTATCAATTTGAGTATTTTGCCACGGATGGTGTCATTAGTAATTAACGTTGTTTGGGATTTAAGTCGGTGAAAATATTCTTATTTCAAATCGTTTTAAGTCGTCaaacaatgtaaaaataaatttttagcaTGCATGAATGTTTAGCATTTTCTGTGTGTGTACGTTATCTATAGAGTCAGTTCGGTAGGCggtaaaagaaatgaaaaatctaTGTGTACATGTGTACATGTATATTAACCACCCAGTAGTGACGACTGTTCTCCATGACGTCATCGGTCTGTACATCTCCTATTCCAAGGATGCAAGTTTGACGGGAGTGTCTTTTATTATTTAACAGCTTTGCGAAATAGTTTCGTTTTGAGGCAGTAGTCGCAATTTAGCATAATATCAGCAGTAAATAAAATGGGCTTTGCACTGTAATCGTCTGTGTCGGTGAAGTGAAATCGATTGAAAGATATAAAAGTACATACATCTCATGGAAACGCAACAAGCGTTGATGCACGAGGCACGCATCGATTTCACCGGGAAAACATGAGTGGCAGAAATAAGAGACAGAGCGACGCGAGCCCCGTGGCTAATAGCGAGTTTCAAGTGCAATGCGAATATTTTACTGGAACGGGTGAGTGACAAATTATCGTCGTTTTGTTTGTGAACAACTTTCAGTCTCGAACGCAACTCAATTGCGTTCGTCTCGCGAAAACCGCTGGAAAAAtgtttccctctctctttctctctctctctctctcgataatCATTCCCACTAacaaaatcaatttttgttttctACTCCAGAGTAAGTAAAAGATTCTTTCATGTTTTTTGCGTTTTCTATATTTTTGTCGTGCTATTCGTAGCAGATAGACGGTGGTGCATTTTTGTATATACATGTCTGAGTTCATGTAACACCTGAAGCTCACCACCTGTTAACCATTCTGTAATATAATTTCCTATATGGCGTTGTAGCATAATTGAACCagatgcgaaataaacgatcaCAAGTTTCGATTCATACGTATCGTGCTTTGTATAATAAAACCTTGCTAAATTAGTAGCTTTAAAAACGAGTACATATGTATTAAGCCATGTCCTTTTCCATTGTCTGACCAATTCTTGCGTATACTACTCTTACGCATATCATTGACTACTTCAACATGAAATACACAACAATTTCAAGCAAATCTTTTTTCAAGTATTTTTATTATCACATTAGTTACACAACCCCTATCCTACTACCATATAGGAATAGAAATTATGTGCCATTCAATATAAatggtattatcattgtaaagATGTACGTCGGAAAACAAAGGGCATGGCACACCTGTAGATACGAAATGCCGGACTAGTGGAAATTGAAGAGTAGAGAATAATAAGCAGAGAGCTGTAGTGCAGAAGATAGAGAAAAGAATTGATTGGTACGTAGTAACAGAGCATCCTGCAGGAGCAAGTAAGGATAATGAGTCACGCTCAGCAGCATGTACTTGCAAGTGCAATAGTTCTTGCTCTCATAGTGGTCTTCGGCATCCATGTCTTCCTGTTTCCCATGTACACATCCAACCCACCAGCTCGTCATATTAAGATTTCAACCTATGAACAAGCTCTTTGTCGTACCACATTAAAAAATATCAGAATACCACCAGAGTGGAGAAATCCATGTCCGAAATATGGAATAGTTTCTGCAGTCCAAGGTGGCAGGCTTGGCAATCAAATTTGGGAGTATGCTTCGGTGTGGGCAACCGCCAGACGGACTGGCCTAGAACCATTCATGCCACGCTGTATACTAAGGACTCTAGAAGAGTACTTTGAAAATCTTAGTATCCCACCACTTAGTTACATTGGGAGATGCAGTCTAGATGTTAGCCAAGTTGTTAATTCTCTGGGACAATGGAATAGCACGGAGCAAAATATCATAATACCaaggtaaattattttttttattgtatttgattgttttatattttaatgcTTCCATTGTAGACATGCGGCTTATTGGTCTCTCATTTTGGTGTGGTTGGATGATGTACGAAGAGAGTTTACTTTTAAgctaaatttgagaatttatgCAGAGAGAGTACTGAAAGAAATAGGCGAAGAATTCAACTTGCCTGAACCAACATTCGTAAGCATACACGTAAGAAGGACAGACTACATAGACTATTTGTGGCAGAAATTGAAAATTAGACCTGCTCCCGTTAGCTACTATTTCGCGGCAATGGATTACTTTGCTGGCAAGTATAGTAATGTAGTTTTTGTAGTGACTAGCGATAATATAGTTTGGTGCAAGTACAATTTGCATAGTAAACGACATAGAATCAAATTTGTATCTGATGTGGATGCAAGAGGTCCTGGCAAAGACCTGGCAGTTTTATCAGCATGTAATCACAGTATTATAGATTATGGTACATATGGTTCATTTGGAGCAATTTTGGCTGCTGGTGAAACTGTGGTGTACAATGTAACAACATACTTTTCTACATTGATTGCTGAAGTTTTGCCAAACTGGAAAATAATGAGTTGAACAAAAATCAAAAAGATACTTTTTACGAATCTCACATTAGAAATAACACGTGTACAAACACtttatgaaaaatactttttataCGGAGTATAAATATTCGTTTTATTCAACATTATTAAAACACAGAGAACACTCCTCTGTTGTTTACATCAAAATTATAAATGCTCAAAAACGAAGTTTTCTATACAATTTGTTAGttgtttataatttttacagttattattttaaattcataaataataacatttattttcaagcaATACACATATATGGCAGCATATAATTATCTAcactaaaaaaatattaaaatttaaattttaacgAATTTTTAATTTAGTAGAATTAATGCTTTGTTCCATGTAAAAATTCAAAGTTATTTTTGCATTATTCATAATGAAACAACCAAATGAAAGTGTATCGTTATATTTCAAAAAGTTTTTATCAAAATGATATATCTACGATGCTGATAAATTGCTTAGAAATAATATGCATAGTTTTTCACTTGATTATTGCACTATTAGGTAAATATTAGAGAACTATGCACCCATAATGGTAGTAAGAAAATTtacatattttaaaaaatttgtaaaaatcTAACATAGAAGAGGGATACAACGGAACAATGGACCACTAATGTCTAAAATTAAAACAGATACTTATTTTTTTTACTACTGAGATTCATACTCTTGCGGCCCTGAACAATTAAATAGACTCGATATTATTTTAACATGATGAACCAATAAGCTGAGCCTAATCGAAAAATCTACAGAATAAAAAAGATATACAAACTTTACAGTGGTCGGAAATTAGGTGCAGtgatttttgaatatttatattattgttttcGAAATCAGAAGCTTTTGACTAGTGTAGAATTGTTTCGTGATATAATGTAACAATCTGAGAAGAGGAGAAAGCATAGTTAAATGTACTTGCATTATGCGTTAAGTCTATCATACAAAGGTAAACTTGCAGATATAGATGAAAAAGTATTGACGATCTATGACTCTTATAATGTACAATGATTTCAACTGTGATTCTATTTCTTATTGTGCCAAAATTCGtaatatacatacacatatataaAGAAACATATatatggatatatatatatatatatatatatataataagttcATGTGTgtgtacaaaataatatatacgtTTGCTGGTGCACGTTTGTACATGTACACACATATACAATGGAGTTATATCTATACAAGGTATTATATAATGTTTACAAATatgtaaaaacaaaaaaatgataaattatttcttcacttgacaattaaatatttctgAAACAGAAAAAATCAATAGATCGAAGGAAGAGGTATTTTACATAAGGCCAGTATATAAGTGTTTGAAGTTTATTAACCACGTGACCTGATATATtcgatttataatattttataaattagtcTAGTTGGTGTGTCCATGTCTATATATGTtaatatctatataaatatatagatatatatagatatacttACATAAAGCGTCTTCAATGTATTCAATGCCTGTTAGTTGTTGATTAGAAGAAAGAAGATATGGTTGAAAGAGTTGATATAAAAAATGGTTCATCATTTAGAATTTATAAAAGTGTTAAAAAGGCATAATTACGAATGTGTACAACTTTCAGGCACTGATATGATCTGCTCTGTACATTCTCTGTGATAACTTTAcgtaatttataaaaaaaaaagtaaaacagaTGTGCTGAAACTTATTTgttttacaaaataaaaatagtatacGTCAAAAATTATTTATGCTTTCTTTCCATTGATGTTCTTCATTTATGTCTCAAAAGTTTTACTGGCTATTAATAATGATCGATTTAATGATCATTTGCAATTCATATCAGGATGATTTAT
Protein-coding regions in this window:
- the LOC117229000 gene encoding galactoside alpha-(1,2)-fucosyltransferase 1, giving the protein MSHAQQHVLASAIVLALIVVFGIHVFLFPMYTSNPPARHIKISTYEQALCRTTLKNIRIPPEWRNPCPKYGIVSAVQGGRLGNQIWEYASVWATARRTGLEPFMPRCILRTLEEYFENLSIPPLSYIGRCSLDVSQVVNSLGQWNSTEQNIIIPRHAAYWSLILVWLDDVRREFTFKLNLRIYAERVLKEIGEEFNLPEPTFVSIHVRRTDYIDYLWQKLKIRPAPVSYYFAAMDYFAGKYSNVVFVVTSDNIVWCKYNLHSKRHRIKFVSDVDARGPGKDLAVLSACNHSIIDYGTYGSFGAILAAGETVVYNVTTYFSTLIAEVLPNWKIMS